One Leucobacter muris DNA segment encodes these proteins:
- a CDS encoding APC family permease, whose translation MTAPAAPTEVPQDAGLSRRTLGVPAITFMIIAASAPLTVVAGGVTTSFAVTGSLGVPLGFVLIAVILAVFAVGYTAMGRFITNAGAFYAYISRGLGRPLGVGASLIALVAYNAMQVGIYGLFGFQLSMFLEAKFGFASPWWLWILLCIVVVGVLGVNRVDLSAKVLGVLVGLEFLVVIVFDIVSLNVAPEGVSTATLDPSQLFGPALGIILVFGVAAFMGFEGAAIYGEEAKDPKRTVPRATYAAVAIIGVFYALSAWAFSVGIGPSQVVEQSQTFGPDLMFVFMGEHTSVIFADIMTLLFITSLFAALQSFHNAVARYFFSLGREGVLPAWFAHTSKHGAPWAGSVAQTVIAVVVVAGFALVGDAFGAAESMFGEMAFLYPVLTMFTWLTNTGAAALVLLMAIIAAAVIGFFRKDRRGLSLWTTVIAPVVSGLALLWVFVMILANFQLMLDQEQPDATTFILPGLIFAAGIIGIVWGLVLRSSKPEVYRRIGHGTEPGAYGTEVLEVVDES comes from the coding sequence ATGACCGCCCCAGCAGCACCCACCGAAGTCCCGCAGGACGCGGGGCTCAGCCGCCGCACGCTCGGCGTTCCAGCCATCACCTTCATGATCATCGCGGCCTCCGCACCGCTCACCGTCGTCGCAGGCGGCGTCACCACATCCTTCGCCGTGACCGGCTCGCTCGGCGTGCCCCTCGGCTTCGTGCTCATCGCCGTCATCCTGGCGGTCTTCGCCGTCGGCTACACCGCGATGGGGCGCTTCATCACCAACGCCGGCGCCTTCTACGCCTACATCTCGCGCGGCCTCGGCCGACCCCTCGGCGTGGGCGCCTCGCTCATCGCGCTCGTCGCCTACAACGCCATGCAGGTCGGCATCTACGGCCTGTTCGGCTTCCAGCTCTCCATGTTCCTCGAGGCCAAGTTCGGATTCGCCTCCCCCTGGTGGCTCTGGATCCTGCTCTGCATCGTCGTCGTCGGCGTGCTCGGCGTCAACCGCGTCGACCTCTCCGCGAAGGTGCTCGGCGTGCTCGTGGGCCTCGAGTTCCTCGTCGTCATCGTCTTCGACATCGTCTCGCTGAACGTCGCGCCCGAGGGCGTCTCCACCGCGACCCTCGACCCCTCCCAGCTCTTCGGCCCCGCGCTCGGCATCATCCTCGTCTTCGGCGTCGCCGCGTTCATGGGCTTCGAGGGAGCCGCCATCTACGGCGAAGAGGCGAAGGATCCGAAGCGCACCGTCCCCCGCGCCACCTACGCGGCCGTCGCCATCATCGGCGTCTTCTACGCCCTCAGCGCGTGGGCGTTCTCCGTGGGCATCGGGCCCTCGCAGGTCGTCGAGCAGTCGCAGACCTTCGGCCCCGACCTCATGTTCGTCTTCATGGGAGAGCACACGAGCGTCATCTTCGCCGACATCATGACCCTGCTGTTCATCACGAGCCTCTTCGCAGCGCTGCAGTCGTTCCACAACGCCGTCGCGCGCTACTTCTTCTCCCTCGGTCGCGAGGGCGTGCTGCCCGCGTGGTTCGCGCACACCAGCAAGCACGGCGCCCCGTGGGCCGGCTCCGTCGCGCAGACCGTCATCGCGGTCGTCGTGGTGGCCGGCTTCGCGCTCGTCGGCGACGCGTTCGGCGCCGCCGAGTCCATGTTCGGCGAGATGGCGTTCCTCTACCCGGTGCTCACCATGTTCACCTGGCTGACCAACACGGGCGCCGCCGCGCTCGTGCTGCTCATGGCGATCATCGCCGCCGCCGTCATCGGCTTCTTCCGGAAGGATCGCCGAGGCCTGAGCCTCTGGACGACCGTCATTGCACCGGTCGTCTCCGGCCTCGCCCTGCTCTGGGTGTTCGTGATGATCCTCGCCAACTTCCAGCTGATGCTCGACCAGGAGCAGCCCGACGCCACCACCTTCATCCTGCCCGGCCTCATCTTCGCCGCCGGCATCATCGGCATCGTGTGGGGCCTCGTGCTGCGCTCCAGCAAGCCCGAAGTGTACCGGCGCATCGGCCACGGCACCGAGCCCGGCGCCTACGGCACCGAGGTGCTCGAGGTGGTCGACGAGAGCTGA
- a CDS encoding ribose-phosphate diphosphokinase, which produces MSKIEMAGQKKLVLITGRAYPELAEQVAAELGAELVPTDARTFANGELYARFDESVRGADAFVIQSHTNPINEWLMEQLIMVDALKRASAKRITVVAPFYPYSRQDKKGRGREPISARLVADLFKAAGADRIMSVDLHAPQIQGFFDGPVDHLFAMPVLLDHFKRTIDRDDLTVVSPDMGRVRVADVWSDKLDAPLAIIHKRRDPMVPNQVSVHEIVGEVKDRWCVVVDDMIDTGGTIAKAAEALKANGAKGVTIACTHAIFSGRATEHLSQDFIDQVVVTDTLPVGPDKQFDKLTVLPIAPLLAKAIHEVFEDGSVTSMFEGAA; this is translated from the coding sequence ATGAGCAAGATCGAGATGGCGGGGCAGAAGAAGCTCGTCCTCATCACGGGCCGGGCATACCCCGAGCTCGCCGAGCAGGTGGCCGCCGAGCTCGGCGCCGAGCTCGTTCCGACCGACGCGCGCACCTTCGCCAACGGCGAGCTGTACGCCCGATTCGACGAGAGCGTGCGCGGCGCCGACGCGTTCGTCATCCAGTCGCACACCAACCCCATCAACGAGTGGCTCATGGAGCAGCTCATCATGGTGGACGCGCTGAAGCGGGCCTCCGCGAAGCGCATCACCGTGGTGGCGCCCTTCTACCCCTACTCGCGCCAGGATAAGAAGGGCCGCGGCCGCGAACCCATCTCGGCGCGTCTCGTCGCCGACCTGTTCAAGGCCGCGGGCGCTGACCGCATCATGTCGGTCGATCTGCACGCACCGCAGATCCAGGGCTTCTTCGACGGCCCGGTGGATCACCTGTTCGCGATGCCGGTGCTGCTCGACCACTTCAAGCGCACGATCGACCGCGACGACCTCACGGTCGTGTCGCCCGATATGGGCCGCGTGCGCGTCGCCGACGTGTGGAGCGACAAGCTCGACGCGCCGCTCGCCATCATCCACAAGCGCCGCGATCCGATGGTGCCGAACCAGGTCTCGGTGCACGAGATCGTGGGCGAGGTGAAGGATCGCTGGTGCGTGGTGGTCGACGACATGATCGACACGGGCGGCACGATCGCGAAGGCGGCCGAGGCGCTGAAGGCGAACGGTGCGAAGGGTGTCACGATCGCCTGCACGCACGCGATCTTCTCGGGTCGCGCGACCGAGCACCTCTCGCAGGATTTCATCGACCAGGTGGTCGTGACCGACACGCTGCCCGTCGGCCCCGACAAGCAGTTCGACAAGCTGACCGTGCTGCCGATCGCCCCGCTCCTCGCGAAGGCGATCCACGAGGTCTTCGAGGACGGCTCGGTCACGAGCATGTTCGAGGGCGCGGCCTGA
- a CDS encoding amino acid permease translates to MTETAAQAPHEELQRGLSNRHLQLIAIGGAIGTGLFLGSGKVISLTGPSVLFIYAVIGCMMFFLMRALGELLLSNLNYKTFGDIAKDLIGPWAGYFVSWTYWLTWVVICVADIIAITSYVSYINASIPAWVPALITAAVLTVLNLQPVRFFGEFEFWFSIIKIVAILALIATGIVLLVTGFENPDTGTRSSLAHLWDHGGLFPFGASSFLLGFQLGIFSFIGVELVGTAAAETKDPHRNLPRAINSIVVRVLIFYIGALTVIMAITPWDKLDPDRSPFVTTFAYAGFGAAAFAINLVVLTSAASSANSGFYSGTRMMHALAHDGHAPSRFALTDSRGVPRRAVFFSAVFVFSAVPILLLGESVIEAFTFVTSVASTFILFIWSMIAISFIQYLRKHPERHAGSSFKTPLPRIVPWAVLVFFAFILVTLALAEDTRLPLLFTPIWFIVLGAMWSVTKRRLIREGRPLTAPVELPELGDGARHGG, encoded by the coding sequence ATGACCGAGACCGCCGCCCAGGCGCCGCACGAAGAGCTCCAACGAGGCCTCTCGAACCGGCATCTCCAGCTCATCGCGATCGGCGGAGCCATCGGCACCGGGCTGTTCCTCGGGTCGGGCAAGGTCATCAGCCTCACCGGGCCCTCGGTGCTCTTCATCTACGCGGTGATCGGCTGCATGATGTTCTTCCTCATGCGCGCCCTCGGCGAGCTGCTGCTGTCGAACCTGAACTACAAGACCTTCGGCGACATCGCGAAGGATCTCATCGGGCCGTGGGCCGGCTACTTCGTCTCGTGGACCTACTGGCTCACCTGGGTGGTCATCTGCGTGGCCGACATCATCGCCATCACCAGCTACGTCTCCTACATCAACGCCTCCATTCCGGCCTGGGTGCCGGCGCTCATCACCGCCGCCGTGCTCACCGTGCTCAACCTGCAGCCCGTGAGGTTCTTCGGCGAGTTCGAGTTCTGGTTCTCGATCATCAAGATCGTGGCGATCCTCGCGCTCATCGCGACGGGCATCGTGCTGCTCGTCACCGGCTTCGAGAACCCCGACACCGGCACCCGCTCGTCGCTCGCCCACCTCTGGGACCACGGCGGCCTCTTCCCCTTCGGGGCGAGCAGCTTCCTGCTCGGCTTCCAGCTCGGCATCTTCTCGTTCATCGGCGTCGAGCTCGTCGGAACGGCCGCGGCCGAGACGAAGGATCCCCACCGCAACCTGCCGCGCGCGATCAACTCCATCGTGGTGCGCGTGCTCATCTTCTACATCGGCGCACTCACCGTGATCATGGCGATCACCCCCTGGGACAAGCTCGACCCCGACCGCAGCCCCTTCGTGACGACGTTCGCCTACGCGGGCTTCGGCGCGGCGGCCTTCGCGATCAACCTCGTGGTGCTCACCTCGGCCGCGTCGAGCGCGAACTCCGGCTTCTACTCGGGCACCCGCATGATGCACGCCCTCGCCCACGACGGGCACGCGCCGTCGCGCTTCGCCCTCACCGACAGCCGGGGCGTGCCGCGGCGCGCGGTCTTCTTCTCGGCGGTGTTCGTGTTCTCGGCGGTGCCGATCCTGCTGCTCGGCGAGAGCGTGATCGAGGCGTTCACCTTCGTCACCTCGGTCGCATCGACGTTCATCCTCTTCATCTGGAGCATGATCGCCATCAGTTTCATCCAGTACCTGCGCAAGCACCCCGAGCGGCACGCGGGGTCGTCGTTCAAGACGCCGCTGCCCCGGATCGTGCCGTGGGCGGTGCTCGTCTTCTTCGCGTTCATCCTCGTCACGCTGGCGCTCGCCGAGGACACGCGTCTGCCGCTGCTGTTCACCCCGATCTGGTTCATCGTGCTCGGCGCGATGTGGAGCGTGACGAAGCGCCGCCTGATCCGGGAGGGCCGTCCGCTCACCGCCCCCGTCGAACTGCCCGAGCTCGGCGACGGCGCCCGGCACGGAGGCTGA
- a CDS encoding MarR family winged helix-turn-helix transcriptional regulator: MKHEDEVDRIIADWTRARPDLDLAPLAIFSRLWRVTKHLDRARAHAFERSGLASWEFDVLAVLRRGGEPFKQSPKVLVQQTMVSSGTMTNRIDRMVERDLVRRLTDPNDGRGVLVEMTPHGLTLVDAAMTRLSDAEERLLGGLARSERERLSVLLRRLALSVDRFEPVTGPITLPQTD; this comes from the coding sequence ATGAAGCACGAGGACGAGGTCGACCGCATCATCGCAGACTGGACCCGCGCGCGGCCGGATCTCGATCTCGCGCCGCTCGCGATCTTCTCCCGGCTGTGGCGCGTCACGAAGCACCTCGACCGGGCCCGCGCGCACGCCTTCGAGCGGTCGGGGCTGGCCTCGTGGGAGTTCGACGTGCTCGCCGTGCTGCGCCGGGGCGGCGAGCCCTTCAAGCAGAGCCCCAAGGTGCTCGTGCAGCAGACGATGGTGTCGAGCGGCACGATGACGAACCGCATCGACCGCATGGTCGAGCGCGACCTCGTGCGCCGGCTCACCGACCCGAACGACGGCCGCGGCGTGCTCGTCGAGATGACGCCCCACGGGCTCACGCTCGTCGATGCGGCCATGACCCGGCTCAGCGACGCCGAGGAGCGCCTGCTCGGCGGCCTCGCCCGCTCGGAGCGCGAGCGGCTGTCGGTGCTGCTGCGCAGACTCGCACTCAGCGTCGACCGTTTCGAACCCGTGACCGGGCCGATCACGCTCCCCCAGACCGACTAG
- a CDS encoding acyl-CoA dehydrogenase family protein, whose translation MSQNSTSPVALGTQEPEYDLWQPLDPDVAGVFRGISAEDLAYRDRAREFVQNEVRPVIAGIWDRAEYPLDLAKRLGDLDLLRDGVDVAGFPEQSLLAASLTTMELSRGDGSIATIVGVQGGLAMRSIAECGSDEQRRHWLEPMARGLELGAFALTEPTHGSDSVSLETRAESSDDGYVITGHKKWIGSGSVGRIAVVWARGDDGQVQGFIVPQDAPGYRATTIEGKMSLRAIWQAHIELDGVRVPAGAKLPGARSFKDTARVLQATRLGVAWGALGQATAVYETAVHYAKQRVQFGRPLAASQIVQSRLAQMLSQLTGLQTLLMSLTRAEERGELSGPGASLGKYTATRTAREMVANARDLLGGNGILLENRAGRHFADIEALHTYEGTETVQALIIGRDITGVSAFA comes from the coding sequence ATGTCGCAGAACAGCACGTCGCCCGTGGCGCTCGGAACGCAGGAGCCCGAGTACGACCTCTGGCAGCCGCTCGATCCCGATGTCGCCGGAGTGTTCCGCGGCATCTCGGCCGAAGACCTCGCCTACCGCGACCGTGCGCGCGAATTCGTGCAGAACGAGGTGCGCCCGGTGATCGCCGGCATCTGGGACCGCGCCGAGTACCCGCTCGACCTCGCGAAACGTCTCGGAGACCTCGACCTGCTGCGCGACGGAGTCGACGTCGCGGGCTTCCCCGAGCAGAGCCTGCTCGCCGCGAGCCTCACCACCATGGAGCTGTCGCGCGGCGACGGGTCGATCGCCACGATCGTGGGGGTGCAGGGCGGTCTCGCGATGCGCTCCATCGCGGAGTGCGGCTCCGATGAGCAGCGGCGGCACTGGCTCGAGCCCATGGCCCGCGGCCTCGAACTCGGAGCCTTCGCGCTGACGGAGCCCACGCACGGATCCGACTCCGTGAGCCTCGAGACCCGCGCCGAGTCGAGTGACGACGGCTACGTCATCACGGGCCACAAGAAGTGGATCGGCTCGGGCAGCGTGGGGCGCATCGCCGTCGTGTGGGCGCGCGGCGATGACGGCCAGGTGCAGGGCTTCATCGTGCCGCAGGACGCCCCCGGCTACCGCGCCACCACCATCGAGGGCAAGATGTCGCTGCGCGCCATCTGGCAGGCGCACATCGAGCTCGACGGCGTGCGCGTGCCCGCCGGGGCGAAGCTGCCCGGCGCGCGCAGCTTCAAGGACACGGCCCGCGTGCTGCAGGCCACCCGTCTCGGCGTCGCCTGGGGTGCGCTCGGCCAGGCGACGGCGGTCTACGAGACCGCCGTGCACTACGCGAAGCAGCGCGTGCAGTTCGGGCGTCCCCTCGCAGCCTCGCAGATCGTGCAGTCGCGCCTCGCCCAGATGCTCTCGCAGCTCACCGGGCTGCAGACGCTGCTCATGTCGCTGACCCGTGCGGAGGAGCGGGGCGAGCTGTCGGGGCCCGGCGCGTCGCTCGGCAAGTACACCGCCACCCGCACCGCCCGCGAGATGGTCGCGAACGCGCGCGACCTGCTGGGCGGCAACGGCATCCTGCTCGAGAACCGCGCGGGCCGGCACTTCGCCGACATCGAGGCGCTGCACACCTACGAGGGCACCGAGACCGTGCAGGCGCTCATCATCGGCCGCGACATCACGGGCGTCTCGGCCTTCGCCTGA
- a CDS encoding TetR/AcrR family transcriptional regulator — MGNDARERIIEACERVIARGGLRGFRMGDVAREAGVSIGLLSYHFGDRDGLLQAALDHVNESAARRAAAGAGGAATAGAGALPEGDASSAEDRLAALLCSEFGDEPQVRAGSTAWNELRAAAVFDEARAAAVARSTSDWQRAVRRLLAEAAPRTDPDEAALILTSLVEGLSGRWLTGQLTAEEAQRAVRAALRPLIAAGAPPGAETGSAASAAADPVPPATGPGRG; from the coding sequence ATGGGGAACGACGCCCGCGAGCGCATCATCGAGGCGTGCGAGCGCGTGATCGCGCGGGGCGGGCTGCGCGGCTTCCGCATGGGCGACGTCGCGCGCGAGGCCGGGGTCTCGATCGGGCTGCTCTCGTACCACTTCGGCGACCGCGACGGGCTGCTGCAGGCCGCCCTCGATCACGTGAACGAGAGCGCGGCGCGGCGCGCGGCCGCGGGGGCGGGCGGAGCCGCGACCGCCGGGGCGGGCGCGCTCCCCGAGGGGGATGCGAGCAGCGCGGAGGATCGCCTCGCGGCACTGCTGTGCTCGGAGTTCGGCGATGAGCCGCAGGTGCGCGCCGGATCGACGGCGTGGAACGAGCTGCGGGCCGCAGCCGTCTTCGACGAGGCGCGGGCCGCGGCCGTCGCCCGATCCACCTCGGACTGGCAGCGCGCCGTGCGGCGGCTGCTCGCCGAGGCGGCGCCGCGCACCGACCCCGACGAGGCCGCGCTGATCCTGACCTCCCTCGTCGAGGGGCTCTCCGGCCGCTGGCTCACGGGCCAGCTCACGGCCGAGGAGGCCCAGCGAGCCGTCCGGGCGGCGCTGCGGCCGCTCATCGCGGCTGGCGCCCCGCCCGGCGCCGAAACCGGCTCCGCGGCCTCCGCCGCCGCCGACCCCGTCCCGCCCGCGACCGGCCCCGGCCGGGGTTAG
- a CDS encoding TetR/AcrR family transcriptional regulator, with protein sequence MPAKPPPAPADQQSSVAAIRRLAEQGYEATTAGDLADAVGMSRSTFFRRFGSKDDVIFADHDHALAQLEGFLGATDLDPGEALVEGTADVLRLLVRDPEAARLRFELMHDTPALRDRELVITHRYERVFARYIRRVQQPATPGWVAPALAASLVAVHNATLRDWLRDRIADAPRAVTRDLHRLVALYERWLSDEGDRQRVLVAVYDASGSADAVLGAVAAQLGRESR encoded by the coding sequence ATGCCAGCGAAGCCCCCGCCCGCGCCAGCCGATCAGCAGAGCTCGGTCGCCGCCATCCGCCGTCTCGCCGAGCAGGGCTACGAGGCGACGACGGCCGGCGACCTGGCCGACGCGGTCGGCATGAGTCGCAGCACGTTCTTCCGCCGCTTCGGCAGCAAGGACGACGTGATCTTCGCCGACCACGACCACGCGCTCGCCCAGCTCGAGGGGTTCCTCGGCGCCACCGACCTCGACCCGGGCGAGGCCCTGGTCGAGGGCACGGCCGACGTGCTGCGCCTGCTGGTGCGCGACCCCGAGGCCGCCCGGCTGCGCTTCGAGCTGATGCACGACACCCCGGCGCTGCGCGACCGCGAGCTAGTGATCACGCACCGCTACGAGCGCGTCTTCGCGCGCTACATCCGCCGAGTGCAGCAGCCCGCGACGCCCGGCTGGGTGGCGCCGGCCCTGGCCGCGTCGCTCGTGGCGGTGCACAACGCGACGCTGCGCGACTGGCTTCGGGATCGGATCGCCGACGCCCCGCGGGCCGTCACCCGGGATCTGCACCGGCTCGTGGCGCTCTACGAGCGCTGGCTCTCGGACGAGGGAGATCGGCAGCGGGTGCTGGTCGCGGTCTACGACGCCTCCGGATCGGCCGACGCCGTGCTGGGCGCGGTCGCCGCGCAGCTCGGTCGCGAGAGCCGCTGA
- the glmU gene encoding bifunctional UDP-N-acetylglucosamine diphosphorylase/glucosamine-1-phosphate N-acetyltransferase GlmU, producing the protein MSDRHIAVVILAAGQGTRMKSSLPKVLHRIGGRSLIAHVLDTAAGLSPQRVLAVVRHDRDRVAEAILDHAPDTVIVDQDAIPGTGRAVEQALAALPDDFEGSVVVLSGDVPLIDTATLDRLVRGHLEGGRAMTMLSAIFDNPTGLGRILRDAGGSVTGIVEEKDASESQRRITEINGGIYVFARRALESALAQIDTNNAQGEKYLTDAAARILSGGGAVEAVATDDPWIIAGVNDRAQLSDAGRELNRRIVRDHQRNGVTIQDPATTWIDADVSIEADAEILPGTFLHGATTISTGAVIGPDTTLVDCEVGEGARIRRSEATLAVFGPAVSVGPFSYIRPGTELGAGGKLGAFVETKNARIGDGSKVPHLSYVGDAVIGDDSNVGAGTIFANYDGVQKHQSVVGDGVRIGSKNVLIAPVTIEDGTYTAAGTVVRKNVPSGSLALSVAPQRNIEGWVAEHRPGTSTARAAELAQESKRAKDSGK; encoded by the coding sequence ATGTCAGACCGTCACATAGCCGTCGTCATCCTCGCCGCGGGGCAGGGCACGCGCATGAAGTCGTCGCTGCCGAAGGTGCTGCACCGCATCGGTGGCCGCTCGCTCATCGCGCACGTGCTCGACACCGCGGCCGGCCTGTCGCCGCAGCGGGTGCTCGCCGTGGTGCGGCACGACCGGGACCGGGTGGCTGAGGCGATCCTCGATCACGCGCCCGACACCGTGATCGTGGATCAGGACGCGATCCCGGGAACGGGGCGCGCCGTCGAGCAGGCGCTCGCCGCCCTGCCCGACGACTTCGAGGGCTCGGTCGTGGTGCTGTCCGGCGACGTGCCCCTCATCGACACGGCCACGCTCGACCGCCTCGTGCGCGGGCACCTCGAGGGCGGCCGTGCGATGACGATGCTCTCGGCGATCTTCGACAATCCGACGGGTCTCGGCCGCATCCTGCGCGACGCGGGCGGCTCGGTGACGGGCATCGTCGAGGAGAAGGACGCGAGCGAGTCGCAGCGCCGCATCACGGAGATCAACGGCGGCATCTACGTGTTCGCGCGTCGCGCGCTCGAGTCGGCGCTCGCGCAGATCGACACGAACAACGCGCAGGGCGAGAAGTACCTCACCGACGCCGCGGCCCGCATCCTGTCGGGCGGCGGAGCGGTCGAGGCGGTCGCCACCGACGACCCGTGGATCATCGCCGGCGTCAACGACCGCGCGCAGCTCTCCGATGCCGGCCGCGAGCTCAACCGCCGCATCGTGCGCGATCACCAGCGCAACGGGGTCACGATCCAGGATCCGGCCACCACCTGGATCGACGCCGATGTCTCGATCGAGGCCGACGCCGAGATCCTGCCGGGCACCTTCCTGCACGGGGCCACGACGATCTCGACGGGCGCCGTGATCGGCCCCGATACCACCCTCGTCGACTGCGAGGTGGGCGAGGGCGCGCGGATCCGCCGCAGCGAGGCCACGCTGGCGGTGTTCGGGCCCGCGGTGAGCGTGGGGCCGTTCTCGTACATCCGTCCCGGCACCGAGCTGGGCGCGGGCGGTAAGCTCGGCGCGTTCGTCGAGACCAAGAACGCGAGGATCGGCGACGGCAGCAAGGTGCCGCACCTCAGCTACGTGGGCGACGCCGTGATCGGCGACGACAGCAACGTGGGGGCGGGCACGATCTTCGCGAACTACGACGGCGTGCAGAAGCACCAGTCGGTCGTGGGCGACGGGGTGCGCATCGGCTCGAAGAACGTGCTGATCGCGCCCGTTACGATTGAGGATGGCACGTACACGGCTGCTGGCACGGTCGTGCGGAAGAACGTCCCCTCGGGGTCGCTGGCGCTCAGCGTGGCGCCGCAGCGCAACATCGAGGGGTGGGTAGCCGAGCATCGGCCCGGCACGAGCACCGCCCGAGCGGCGGAGCTCGCACAGGAATCGAAACGAGCAAAGGACAGCGGGAAGTAG
- a CDS encoding amidase — translation MSDRTEAFELIEASIDDVLGALRRGEITSTWLTGRYLARIEAYDRGEDGLNAIVVPNPEALQQAAESDRRYAAGEARPLEGVPFTVKDSYMVEGLTVASGSPAFEHLVAQWDAFSVAKLREAGAVLIGKTNMPPMADGGMQRGVYGRAESPYNRDYLAAAYASGSSNGSGVSTAANLAVFGMGEETVSSGRSPASNNGLCAYTPSWGLLSIRGNWPLFPARDVVVPHTRSMPDMLRVLDVLVQDDPVTRGDFWRNQSVVALPKPSEHRPASYLDIADPAALAGKRFAVPKMYLGEDPDFPIAVRPAVLELFDRARARLESLGAELVETGFPLIEQYEGDRPGQENVGALGVLPEGWMDTEFTDFLAFGWDDFLKANGDAAIPELAVVDPDRIFPQPPGTLPDRYEEVEDYENRYRETVAYAKRGIPDPRERADFAGGLRALVQLREDLFERWLDENGFDGVVFPANADVARENAERDMEAADHAWSNGVFFSNGNYALRHLGIPSVTVAMGVMSDIGMPVGLTFAGAAYSDPALLGYAAAFEGGESGTLRRPPASTPALPEDRVLPGA, via the coding sequence ATGAGCGACCGCACCGAAGCGTTCGAGCTGATCGAGGCGAGCATCGACGACGTGCTCGGAGCGCTGCGCCGCGGCGAGATCACGAGCACCTGGCTCACCGGGCGGTACCTCGCCCGCATCGAGGCCTACGACCGGGGCGAGGACGGCCTGAACGCGATCGTCGTGCCCAACCCCGAGGCGCTGCAGCAGGCCGCCGAGTCGGACCGCCGGTACGCCGCGGGCGAGGCGCGCCCGCTCGAGGGCGTGCCGTTCACCGTGAAAGACTCGTACATGGTCGAGGGCCTCACCGTCGCCTCGGGGTCGCCGGCGTTCGAACACCTCGTCGCGCAGTGGGACGCGTTCTCGGTCGCGAAGCTGCGCGAGGCCGGGGCGGTGCTGATCGGCAAGACGAACATGCCCCCGATGGCCGACGGCGGCATGCAGCGCGGGGTCTACGGCCGCGCCGAGAGCCCCTACAACCGCGACTATCTCGCCGCGGCCTACGCCTCGGGCTCCTCGAACGGGTCGGGCGTCTCCACCGCAGCCAACCTCGCCGTGTTCGGCATGGGAGAGGAGACGGTGTCGAGCGGCCGCAGCCCCGCCTCGAACAACGGACTGTGCGCCTACACGCCGAGCTGGGGCCTGCTCTCGATCCGGGGCAACTGGCCTCTGTTCCCCGCCCGCGACGTGGTGGTGCCGCACACCCGCTCGATGCCCGACATGCTGCGCGTGCTCGACGTGCTCGTGCAGGACGACCCCGTCACCCGGGGCGACTTCTGGCGCAACCAGAGCGTCGTCGCCCTGCCGAAGCCGAGCGAGCACCGCCCCGCCTCGTACCTCGACATCGCCGACCCCGCAGCACTCGCGGGCAAGCGCTTCGCGGTGCCGAAGATGTACCTCGGCGAGGATCCGGACTTCCCGATCGCGGTGCGCCCCGCCGTGCTCGAGCTCTTCGACCGGGCGAGGGCCCGCCTCGAGTCGCTCGGAGCCGAGCTCGTGGAGACCGGCTTCCCGCTCATCGAGCAGTACGAGGGCGATCGCCCCGGGCAGGAGAATGTCGGCGCGCTCGGCGTGCTGCCCGAGGGATGGATGGACACCGAGTTCACCGACTTCCTCGCCTTCGGGTGGGACGACTTCCTGAAGGCGAACGGCGACGCTGCGATCCCCGAGCTCGCGGTGGTGGATCCGGACCGGATCTTCCCGCAGCCCCCCGGCACGCTGCCCGACCGCTACGAAGAGGTCGAGGACTACGAGAACCGCTACCGCGAGACCGTGGCCTACGCGAAGCGCGGCATCCCGGATCCGCGCGAGCGCGCCGACTTCGCCGGCGGGCTGCGCGCTCTCGTGCAGCTGCGCGAGGATCTCTTCGAGCGCTGGCTCGACGAGAACGGCTTCGACGGAGTGGTCTTCCCGGCGAACGCCGACGTCGCCCGCGAGAACGCCGAGCGCGACATGGAGGCCGCCGACCACGCCTGGTCGAACGGCGTGTTCTTCTCGAACGGCAACTACGCGCTGCGCCACCTCGGCATCCCGAGCGTGACCGTCGCGATGGGCGTGATGAGCGACATCGGTATGCCGGTCGGCCTCACCTTCGCCGGAGCCGCCTACAGCGATCCCGCTCTGCTCGGTTACGCCGCCGCGTTCGAGGGCGGAGAATCCGGCACCCTGCGCCGGCCCCCAGCATCGACGCCGGCGCTGCCCGAGGATCGGGTGCTGCCCGGCGCCTGA